The Centroberyx gerrardi isolate f3 chromosome 13, fCenGer3.hap1.cur.20231027, whole genome shotgun sequence genome contains the following window.
CACCACTGTGGCAGTAGGACAGTCATGAGAACGCAAAGGTATGAAGAAAACTGACTCCATGTGCTGTAGAAactgcatatatacagtagctATTTATAGCTATTCACATAAACTTGTCCCATTTAAAAATTCCCATCCTTCCAGTTGAAGACACTGTTCCACATCTTTACTgcctcaaaacacacagaagcatgACTGATACCCTTTGTGGGAATGTCATTTTGGCAAAATAACAATTTAAATGATTTGTACATAAAATGCAATTTACTGCAGAATAGAATAGTGTGGGAAAGTGGGATCGATTTCTATATTGGTTTGCAAAATGAATGCAACACCTCTTTTATACTTGcctcttatttctctctgtcttttattcACATACACATGCTTCTCCCACAACTGTCCCTCTATCAATTACTGTTGGGCATGAAGTCAAATTAAgatctcattggctgttggGGAGAGAACAGCGATAGCTGCAAGACAGACTGCAGTCAACGTGTCGGgtcaccttttttttcctttctttgagGTGTGATTATTACAACTTTTTAAACACGTTCTCGTTTCCTTTGTGCTGCTATTTGTCCTGTAAAAAGAATCTGTCTTTTTAAAGCTCTGCATTTCGATTTTGCTTCGATGTTTGTTCATTTAGTAGAGAGAATGTGTCTGTGAAATCTCATGTGAATTCAAAATAATACTTATTTGTGCCCAGgttgttgtatgttgtttgccCTGTCTCTAGTCATTAAATTGACTTGTTTGACTGCATGGGgtgcatgttgttgttgttgcatctACATTTTTGCGCTTCAGTTTGGTTTTTGTAATGTTCTTATGAATTAAAACTTCAGATGGTCGTTTACAGTATACGCTGAGTAAGTTTCATGGTCCTGGGGGACATGAAACacatgcagtatattggctaatttaaaaaaatgcatggtggtcaatcaGAGATTGCCGGCTTGTTTTGAGGTACAAGGGTTTAatctgacagcagtgataaaGTCATCCACAAAGAGCCACTACCTCAACAGGCATAATGTTttccgtccgtccgtcccattctcgtgaacgtgatatctcaggaacgccttgagggaatttcttcaaatttggcacaaacgtccacttggactcaaggatgaactgattagattttggtggtcaaaggtcaaggtcactgtgacctcacaaaagacgtttttggccataactcaagaatgaatacgctaattatgacaaaatttcacacaaatgtctaataggataaaatgaagtgatgacattttatatccaaaagttcaaaggtcaacttcactgtgacatcataatgttttgcttaccactgtagctgagaaaacgatcttgggtcattctacaaaaacggtggaagtgctgtcacttacttttgcagacaccaaaatcctttaagttgacctaataatcacattaattatatatgttcaataaataaagactgttcttgcaatgataaaacaaaggcatacaaccgcgaggcggttatttctagtttagAATTGAATTCAACAAGTAATTCTCTAATTCTTGAGAGTATGTGCCATCTGATCACTGTTTTGCCTTGTTTTTGTTCTATCCTGCTGTAACGGTAGCAGGTTAAAGTTACCATTCTTTTGGAATCTCATTTAACAAAATTCCGTTACATGTAATAAGTTACTTCCACTTCCTTTTGACACTTTGCAAGGGTACACTAAAATAACTGTTTGGCTGTGTCTGTGTAGGCTCTAACAAATTTCACATGCTTTGACATTTTTGTACAAATTTACATATCCAGCTCtacagaagaaacaaaaaacaacattctggTTCATCTTGTCTTCCATGTTGAATATTGTgtattgatcttttttttttgtcactggaCAAACATGTCAAAAGCAAAGCAAGTGAAATTTGTCAAAGCTAACATGGATGTTAAAGAGAATATAGTCAGGGCTGTTATGGAAAagatggataattaatgttaatgttcTAGTTACCTCTGGATAACACAAATAACACATTTCCTGATAACATAAATCTCCAAGTGAAAGCGAAAACAACACATGGGATATTAAAATCAGCTATTAACCAAAACAGTTTTAAGTTTCAAGACAGATGCTGAACAATATTGCCCATGGAATATGTAAAGGCATAATCATGGAAAggacatttaaatgtatttgtgaAAATGCATATGAACCCTGTGTATTGTGGATATTTATGTGCAGTCATTGCTCTTGTTTTAATGGAGCTGTGTTCTAAGGTACAATTTGgtacatttatttctattttgtcAAACAGTGGCACAGTGCACTGTGTACAAAATTCTGCCAAGTCTGCCATGACATATGTTTATGACCCTTTGGTTAATGTCAAGTTGTCATGACAGAGACATCTAGAACAGTGTCAACCTTGCATTGAAAGTGACATTATCAACCGAATGACACTTAATGACAACAGTCATAAACATTTAAGTTGAACAAGTTTAATTCATGTCAGTTGTCATTACATAGTTATGACAGTGTCATGTCAGCCTTATTCACCccccttcaaataaagtgttaccaaacaCCTTTTTTCGTTTATGGTTGATTGTAGAAATGCTAGGGACATTTTATGGATTATCCACCTCTTCTTCAGGAGTCCTTTTAAAGGGGCGGGCGCAGGCGCAATCAGTCACCCATTCAGGACACCTGGGGAATAAGagtgagaagaagagagaataggAAGAAGGGGGAGTGCATAACAAATATTAGATaaagatataatataataaagatATAATAGGAATCATGttaaaaagaacaacaaaaaaaatactcaaaataaaataatgagtTCTGGAAGCAGGAGGGTCAAATAAGACTATTGAGTTGACTACTGATTGAGACTTTCAACACTTCGGAGTGTTTAtcattgaggttttttttaaacaggagGTATAACCCCTTATTGGGTCCCGGGATGATAAAGTTTAGTTCCACTCAAAACCTTGTCAGTCTGTACTGTCCTCTTCTGCTGCTCTACCCAAAATCTTAATAAAAAATGGATAGAAATATTGTAATCAGATTGTAGATGATGAAAACGGAGTTATCAATGAGTAATGCAATATACTCTTCTTATCTTCACCTCTAtcctcttctgctctgttccaTCTTAACGAATGAACAACCAAAAATGTTGACAGTTTATGAATACTAATGAATATGGATAAAgtgcaacaaaaaacaaaacagaaatttagGGTAGAAATGTATTCAGGCTGTAAATGATTAGATGGAGTTAGCAGCAGGTGAGTGAGTTATGCGATATTAAACTCTTCTTTATCTCACGGCCCAGTTAATTATCTTTCTGCTTGACAAATTCATAGAGCACACATCAGTGACTAATACTCTACATACactcactgatgtgtgtgttgtgtgtgtgtgtgtgtgtgtgtgtgtgtgtcagatgaaTGGAGATTGTGATGAATGAAGTGACTGCAATATGTTCTCATAAACCTGTGTATATTAGTTTTGTTAGGTCTGCTGCTCATACTTCTGTCATACATTCATATCACACTGGAATGTGCATTACATAATGTGAACATAATGTACACAGAGAAATTATTTAAGtcaaattgttttcatttatctgGATGTAAGTCACAAAGACTTTGTCTCCTTGTTAGCTGATTCTCCATCATCATACACAataaatgatatatatatatatatatatatatatatatataaacaatattttctaatttttatatcaaaatataaAACTACTTTTCCTTGCTGGAAAAATgttaccatcacagattttttaaccaTCATATAagacctgcaacttcacaattTTCAAAGCTCACCAACAGTTAGAAATTCCTGTGTCTCTTTGCCCAGACAAATCTTGCAGTCACTTTTCATGGTAATGAATAATAACTATGATAACTATCATAGTTACCCAAATGGTAATTCTCTGAATCTTcacaaagtaaaaagaaaatatgaaactgACCTGAAAAGGTTTCGTCCTCGTCCGTGTTCATCATCAGCATCTTCAATGTTGCCCCTGAAATGCAGGTAATCAGTCAAGATGATTGATgaatgacgatgatgatgcaATTTCCGGTACTTTCTGGCAGAGCATTTCTACATTGTAATCCATGGTATACAAAAGTATGAACACCAATAATTACCGATGGACGGTCACTCGGCTTGCGATCTCACATAGACAGTAGGGACACTGATTCAGAAGTGCATCACACGTCTCGCATGCCGCCAGGTGTCTACAGAGCTGACACACAGTCTTTGCTTCCTCGTCCAGACAGACCTCACAGGCAAGGTCCGGCTCCTGATGATGTATCTCttctgaaaacacagaaaaacactgaattaaaaaataagCCAGGAAATCCATATGTTCATTTCACTCAATAATGATTTATCAATAGCACAGAGGACAGTCCCCTCATTGATTGATTAAATGTGTGGCACTAGTCTGCCTGTTTCTCACCAGTTCTCACCGCTGCTTCAGCTAAACCAGCTGAGTTGTCAGCAGATGGGGTCTGAAAAAGGGGAATAAAAGCAGAAGTTAATGTAAGATCAGCATGTGGATTGACCTTTAAGACATATCAAGTAAATTTATAGTAATAATCACCCTAAAATGAACATTCAGTCAATGAGTACCTTTACATGGACATAAATATTCTGATTACTGGGAGTAATcagcttaaagcaatatttcgaTCACATTTACATGGTTCAATATAACGTGATTTCTCTACTAACCTaacatggattcatttaataatcgGTCTATAGGTCTAAAGGAATCAACGTAAGAACCATATTTTCTGCCACTCTACTGCTCTGCGCAatgttgtttgctttgtaaatacaaCATCTGGGTTACTGcatctggtgacctttgacgtgcagtttgaaaaaaacaaaagaaatgtgattaaggtgtttacatgtccCAATAAATGGAAAGACTGAGCAGAAATCGGTTGGGCTTACTCTGAGTATGACCTTACTCTGattaagataatcagataaagtTTCAATAGTTGgagtattgtcttaatcgggttaagGTTGAATTATTAGTGTGGGTGTAAACGTACCCCCATGTCTCCATTTCAGTTGGTAGGACCACCACACAATGAGTTAGCCCCAGTAATTCCATCTCAGTCTGTTATCTCTCATCTCAACCCTGTTCACTATTGAAGTTAACGGGACCATCTCTTCGCAGctccaaaaaaagcataaaatgtcatGTAACATAATTCAagggccggaaagtgagttttgaaagccagaaatctcaccACCTGGTAAAGTAATCATTTTGTGCTACAGGGCAGTAAAAACGTATTTATTGCCCATTAAAGAAATTTCAGTCATTTCGTGATAGTGTAATTTGTTTCAAGAGCACAGTAAGATACGTTTGCATTCTCAAAATAACAAGCTAACTTTGATGCGTAGGTATACTTACACATAAGGGAAAGGTGAGATGCCCATACACCATCACTGCATTCGAGCCATCTGGGTCGGTTTCACACTGATCCTAAAAAAAGTGAATAGTGATAGAGAATGAAGAAGAGGGgtacaatgttttgtttttaattccaATTTTCAGTATTTCTTGGTAAACTATAAGCAGTCTTCAATATCAAAGATGCTTGTttattacatgtgtgtgtgtgtgtgtgtgtgtgtgtgtgtgtgtgtgtgtgtgtgtgtgtgtgtgcctgcatgtgcatttttgagtgtatgtatgtgagtgtgaagTGCTGATAAACAAACTAAGACAATATAGTATTTCTAACTATAAAACAGATATGTTGGAGTGCATAAATGAGGGGAAAAAGTGAGCTAGAATGAATAATTTTACTCACTGGCAGAGGCAATTCATCCACTTCTCTGCTCTGGTCCTGTAAGTCCTATGTGAAAAAACAGCAGATCAAtgatattttacattatattcATATATGACAACTTTAAATTTTAGAATTTAGAAAAGATGCCAACCAAGAGCAAAGGAATAATATATTCTGTCTAGCCATTACAGTAATAGCTGAAGAATGTAAAAGCTAAAAATTAACATTGCTCCCTCATATCAAGCCAGAAACTATTTAAAGTATGGTGTAAATTGAAAAATAGTTGAATAATTATTCCTATAACTATGTTTTGCAATAGCAAATAGGACACTTGTTTTCTTTGTCCCTTTGTTGCGAGGGTTTTCAGAGTCTGTTTTCGAtctttgtgtgtctctttgtgttgcTGACCACATGTGTCTCTTTGTGACCAGCTGAGAGAAAGTCATACAGCAGCAAACACAACGGCAGCAATTAAACTCTAAATTGGAGAATTATCCCTCTGAATTCAGTTGTATGATGTTTTTGCCCATACATAATCCAAAGACAAAGGAATATTAGGAGGTCTAAACGTCCGGAGGAACAGGTGGTCTGAAAGATGTCTGACCTGGTTTAGCATACGAGACGCCGACCTTGCTAACCGGTAGCTGTGGCATAGTGGAAGAGCCTGTTCTTTAATCAAACAGTGGTCGTATAATAACCAGCTTAGCAACTCTTAATATTTGGCAACAATATACATTGTTGAAGtactttgttttgttattttaagtACAGCTTGTTTGTTGCGGCCTACTGTGATGATGCCATAATGGCATATGCAAACACATGCTATCTTGTTGGTAAGTAGGTATGCTTTTATAGGCAAAAGTCTACATTTTaaacaatacataaatacatatacataaatacataaacaatcACCCGAATGCCTTAACAATCTCACCATAGAGTTCAGCTGTATTTCAGACATATTGTCTGGTGTCAACAAGCGTGATGGATTAGCTTTTGGTGCTAACGTATTCAGGCTAGTTCTTCTGTGCATGCGACTTCACGGCATGACGTGGTACGACACGAAGTACTACAATGTTCTTGGtggaattacaattcaattttgtgtagaatttttttttaatcctttccCGTAAATCTGATACAAAAACAAGAGTTACCATTTAAGATTACGTCTGTCCGTACAATtatcagaataaataaataacaccacCTCTAAAGAACTTAAAGGGAATGTACTTATTTAATGATCTCATGTCAGCTTACCTGGGATGCTGAGCAGTATCTCTTTTCCTGATTCTTTCCAAAGTGTTTGGAAAAGCTGCTTCACGTGTTTGGTAATGAGAATGTCCGATAAGCCATGTGTGGTTCAGTAATGTAACAATCCAAGTAATCTCTTGTAGAAGAAGTGGTTTTGAACAGTTTCCAAAGCGAGTAACTTGACTCACACATTTTTATGTGAGATCCATTCATTCTGTGTGATCCCAACATGAATAAGCTCCAAGAGATGCAAAACTAGTAAAGACAGTATCATTGTCTCATTAACGACAACATCTCTTGGGGTGGCCTGTGACACAATGACATATGTCAAGCCCCCTCCCTTTGTAGCCATAGGTTAGATTCCCAGCCGTTGCATTTTGTCTTGTTAATGTCTTTGCTTTTCGCCTCTTATTGAAAAGAACAAACTTTGTCATGATAGTTTCTTTTTGAGTATTCACACACTCAAGGTGATTTCACAGGACAGGAAGAGGCAGTAAAGTATCAACGACTTGATCTTGGTTGACGTAAAAGATGATCCACTGTCCAGTTTGTCCACTTGAAAGAACTGTGAGCAGTATCCACATTTATAGAGTACAGCAGTCTGTTCCATCTGGTCCCATGCCTGTCAGAAAAGGAAGACAGCATTTAGTAGttgagtgttgttttttttagcagttGTTTAGTTGCTTTCAAATATGATCACATTAATCCTTGAACTATTAGTCATAAATAACCccacaagtcaagtcaacacTTGCCCTGCCAATTTAATTCACAGGCTGCTGAAACAAAAGCACCACCCCGTCAAATTAGTGCTCACTGATGCCACTTTCAAATGATGCCACTAGGGGACAGTTCACCTGTATCTATGCTGAACCTGTGCTTCAATATAGTCAATTGAGCTGTTAACAGAACTGTCTTAAGATACACCATTACATCCACATTGCCTGTACAGAATCTCCACTGAAAGATATGTTCATATATTTGAGTGATGCTGCaggtgagataagtgaaaattaCATTAGTTTCACATCATTGTTGCACAGCAGTGATGAATTCATAGCATAGTTtatatgttgtatgtatgttatatgtacgtttatatactgtatatgtactgtatataattaAAACACATAAGGAAAGTAAACAATTTctaaacaaaacagacaatatTGCACTGCTACAAAattttaacaaaaaaagtcaattttaaaTCTAATCTATATCTATTATCAATCTATGTCTATCTGTGTCTTGTATTTCTGATTACCTTGATGACTGGATAATAAACATATGTTATTCTTTTCTATAATATTAAAGATCGAAAAGTTTACCTTATGGAGAAATCCCTCAGTTACTAATCTTATAGACACTGTCAATGCCAGACAttgtctgcctctcttcttGACAGTTGCGAAAGGTATAATGATGGGATCAGTTTCCTTGTCTCGTAGTCTATGACTAGCTGGTGATTAGCTCTGAACTAGTTTGACTACTCTACCATGTCATTATATGTAagcaaaaaaaagtaatacCTGTCACTGACTTTTAGTGTTCCGTCTTCCTTCTTTTTATGACTCATACTTAGTCTGTATCTGTAACTACAGATttgtaaatacaaataaaaaatggtATAAAATGAGAATAGGCTGTCCATCCAGGTAAGACTCCTATGCTACTAAGGAGGTGGGCATACTGTGACCCCAACATCCTAGGCATCAGTGGTACTGCCAATAATGCTGAGCATATGATGATAATACAGCAATAACAGCTGTCCACAGTCACAGAATCTCCAATAATATTGAAAATACTCTTGTCAGTGCTATATAATGAGGATCTAATGCAGACTCACTGTGCTGTAAACACCCAACTGACTCATGATGTTGTGTTCTCTTACATGACAAGTTAAAACTTGTTTAGTTTCAGTTAATGCGTCACTTTTATGTATGTCAAGTTCAACTTCATCCCTCTCTGTAAAACATATAACCAGACATCCATGCTACCTCAGAACAATTTAACAAGGTAATGGGTCTCAGCAGTGAAAACCATGGTGGGTGGAGAGGCTAGTGAGTTGGCTGTACTGGGGTAAAAACCCTTCTATTTGTTAACTTACTTAAAGACAATGCAAAGCACTTCTGATGTTTTGTTACTGAGAACTTTCAGGTTTATTaagtgaaaaaaacatctcaaacTCTCAAATTTGACAATAGGACAGCTCTGACAATATGTTAGGGCAGCTGTTCCAATCTCAAGTAATGGCTGTTCAGAACAGCATATGGTGAGATGGTACTCCAAACACAGGGAGTAAGGTGCAGTGATTTTAGTGTTTTCTAGTGGGACTCAGTGATAGACCAAAAGACTGCAGCAGAGATTTAAATGTCGCCCATCCGAAGCTTACCAAGTGGCGCCACACCTCATTTCCACACCTTATTTCCTCTCCACACCGAAATTCCTGTTACACGTTTGCCTCAGTGCTTTGCCAGCACAGACAGACCAGACTGGTTTCAGTTCAACTGATCAAGCATGATGGCACCAAGTTCATATTTTAAATAATGCATGTTTTGTAAATGGCAAATTCTGTAAATATGTGGTAAGTGTGGTGAAGTGCATTCATTACTCATCTAAATACATTACTGTACAGTATACCTTTTCTGAAATATCAGACTATTCTtaaagaaggaaagcctccagttctttcaGAAATGAAGCAGGTAGAAATGTGCTGTACTTCACACTGTGTACTCCAGAGCTTCCCATTGAAGTTCAATGATCTGATGAGTGGGGATTTCATGGAAGGCATTTGACCTCAAGTGCTGTTTATGAAACCAACCTTGAATTTGTTTAGCTTCATCAGTTTAGCATTATCATCTTTCAATATAGGAAAGTCAGGAGGCAATAGTGTTTGCACTAGTGTTGTCACAAACAGAATATAA
Protein-coding sequences here:
- the LOC144542138 gene encoding uncharacterized protein LOC144542138 isoform X1; this translates as MVYGHLTFPLCTPSADNSAGLAEAAVRTEEIHHQEPDLACEVCLDEEAKTVCQLCRHLAACETCDALLNQCPYCLCEIASRVTVHRGNIEDADDEHGRGRNLFRCPEWVTDCACARPFKRTPEEEVDNP
- the LOC144542138 gene encoding uncharacterized protein LOC144542138 isoform X2, which gives rise to MGTPSADNSAGLAEAAVRTEEIHHQEPDLACEVCLDEEAKTVCQLCRHLAACETCDALLNQCPYCLCEIASRVTVHRGNIEDADDEHGRGRNLFRCPEWVTDCACARPFKRTPEEEVDNP